In Juglans regia cultivar Chandler chromosome 13, Walnut 2.0, whole genome shotgun sequence, the following proteins share a genomic window:
- the LOC109002320 gene encoding probable magnesium transporter NIPA4: protein MSSTTSPSPPTSWREGMSSDNIKGLVLALSSSVFIGASFIVKKKGLKKAGASGVRAGVGGYSYLYEPLWWVGMITMIVGEVANFAAYAFAPAILVTPLGALSIIISAALAHVILQEKLHIFGILGCVLCVVGSTTIVLHAPQECEIESVTEVWDLAMEPAFLMYAALVITAAFILIFCFIPEYGQTHIMVYIGVCSLVGSLSVMSVKALGIALKLTLSGMNQLIYPQTWLFTFVVITCVLTQMNYLNKALDTFNTAVVSPIYYVMFTSLTILASVIMFKDWDRQSPTQVVTEMCGFVTILSGTFLLHKTKDMADGLSTALCMRLSKHSEDDILNGGEGIPLRRQESFR from the exons ATGTCTTCGACGACCTCTCCGAGTCCGCCGACGAGCTGGCGCGAGGGAATGTCCTCTGACAACATCAAGGGCCTCGTTCTTGCTCTCTCGTCCAGCGTCTTCATCGGCGCCAGCTTCATTGTCAAGAAGAAGGGCTTGAAGAAGGCCGGCGCTTCTGGAGTCCGAGCAG GTGTTGGAGGCTATTCTTACTTATATGAGCCGCTTTGGTGGGTCGGCATGATAACAA TGATTGTCGGGGAAGTTGCTAATTTTGCGGCTTATGCGTTTGCGCCAGCTATTCTGGTCACTCCTCTTGGGGCTCTCAGCATTATCATCAG TGCTGCACTTGCACATGTTATCTTACAGGAGAAGCTACatatttttggaattcttggttGTGTTCTGTGTGTTGTGGGCTCTACTACAATTGTTCTACATGCTCCTCAAGAGTGTGAGATTGAATCCGTGACAGAAGTTTGGGATCTTGCTATGGAGCCAG CTTTTCTCATGTATGCAGCTTTGGTCATAACGGCTGCATTTATTCTTATATTCTGTTTTATCCCCGAGTATGGCCAGACACACATAATGGTTTATATTGGAGTTTGTTCCCTTGTAGGTTCTCTGTCG GTCATGAGTGTCAAAGCACTTGGAATTGCTCTGAAGTTGACATTGTCGGGAATGAATCAACTAATTTATCCACAAACTTGGTTATTCACTTTCGTTGTAATTACTTGTGTTCTTACCCAAATGAACTATTTGAACAAG GCACTCGATACTTTTAACACGGCTGTGGTATCTCCCATATACTATGTCATGTTCACATCACTTACTATTTTGGCTAGTGTGATCATGTTTAAG GACTGGGATAGGCAGAGTCCAACCCAGGTAGTCACAGAAATGTGTGGGTTTGTGACTATCCTTTCAGGAacttttcttcttcacaaaacAAAGGATATGGCAGATG GTTTGTCAACGGCTCTATGCATGCGACTTTCTAAACACTCAGAAGACGATATCCTTAATGGTGGTGAAGGCATCCCTCTTAGGCGGCAGGAATCTTTTAGATGA
- the LOC109002327 gene encoding ATP phosphoribosyltransferase 2, chloroplastic isoform X1, with protein MSISMLQPRLSSPVPSPPIFSFSRISVRRTIWCCASHFQVAVVNGPVDDGRFSERNVIRVGLPSKGRMASDTLDLLKDCQLSVKQVNPRQYVAQIPQLSNVEVWFQRPKDIVRKLSSGDLDLGIVGLDTVSEYGQGNKDLILVHDALEYGDCHLSIAIPKYGIFENINSLKELGEMPQWTDKKPLRVATGFTYLGPKFMKENGIKHVTFSTADGALEAAPAMGIADAILDLVSSGTTLRENNLKEIEGGVVLESQAVLVASRKSLIQREGALNTTHEILERLEAHLRAIGQFTVTANMRGRSAEEVAERVLSQPSLSGLQGPTVSPVFCKHDGGVEVDYYAIVICVPKKALYKSVQQLRAIGGSGVLISPLTYIFDEETPRWRELLTKLGL; from the exons ATGTCCATTTCCATGCTGCAGCCGCGCCTCTCGTCCCCAGTGCCATCCCCACCAATCTTCTCGTTCTCCCGCATTTCAGTAAGACGAACCATTTGGTGCTGTGCCTCGCATTTCCAGGTTGCGGTGGTGAATGGGCCAGTAGACGACGGCAGGTTCTCCGAGAGGAACGTCATCCGTGTAGGCCTCCCAAGCAAAGGCCGCATGGCCTCCGACACGCTCGATCTTCTCAAG GATTGTCAACTGTCTGTCAAGCAGGTCAATCCTCGACAATATGTTGCACAAATTCCTCAG CTCTCCAACGTAGAAGTTTGGTTTCAGCGGCCAAAAGACATTGTTCGGAAATTGTCATCTGGAGACCTAGACCTTGGTATCGTGGGCTTAGATACAGTCAGTGAATATGGCCAA GGGAACAAAGatcttattcttgttcatgaTGCTCTTGAGTATGGAGACTGCCATTTATCCATTGCA ATTCCCAAATATGGGATTTTTGAGAACATAAACTCTCTGAAAGAGCTGGGAGAAATGCCTCAATGGACTGATAAAAAGCCCCTGCGAGTTGCTACTGGATTCACTTAT CTAGGTCCCaaatttatgaaagaaaatggaaTAAAGCATGTGACCTTTTCAACTGCTGATGGAGCATTGGAGGCAGCTCCTGCG ATGGGGATAGCTGATGCTATTTTGGACCTAGTGAGTAGCGGAACAACTTTGAGAGAGAACAACTTGAAAGAAATTGAAGGTGGAGTAGTGTTGGAAAGCCAG GCTGTTCTTGTTGCAAGCCGGAAATCACTGATCCAACGGGAAGGTGCATTGAACACGACACACGAGATTCTTGAAAGATTAGAAGCACATTTGCGGGCAATTGGTCAATTCACA GTTACTGCAAACATGAGGGGAAGAAGTGCAGAAGAAGTGGCCGAGAGAGTACTGAGCCAGCCATCATTATCTGGACTGCAG GGACCCACTGTAAGTCCAGTATTTTGTAAACATGATGGGGGGGTAGAAGTAGATTACTATGCAATTGTTATATGCGTACCAAAAAAGGCACTCTACAAGTCTGTCCAACAACTGAGAGCG ATTGGAGGAAGTGGAGTTCTCATCTCTCCGTTGACATACATTTTTGACGAAGAGACTCCAAGATGGCGTGAGCTTCTCACCAAGCTCGGGCTTTAG
- the LOC109002327 gene encoding ATP phosphoribosyltransferase 2, chloroplastic isoform X2 has protein sequence MSISMLQPRLSSPVPSPPIFSFSRISVRRTIWCCASHFQVAVVNGPVDDGRFSERNVIRVGLPSKGRMASDTLDLLKDCQLSVKQVNPRQYVAQIPQLSNVEVWFQRPKDIVRKLSSGDLDLGIVGLDTVSEYGQGNKDLILVHDALEYGDCHLSIAIPKYGIFENINSLKELGEMPQWTDKKPLRVATGFTYLGPKFMKENGIKHVTFSTADGALEAAPAMGIADAILDLVSSGTTLRENNLKEIEGGVVLESQAVLVASRKSLIQREGALNTTHEILERLEAHLRAIGQFTVTANMRGRSAEEVAERVLSQPSLSGLQIGGSGVLISPLTYIFDEETPRWRELLTKLGL, from the exons ATGTCCATTTCCATGCTGCAGCCGCGCCTCTCGTCCCCAGTGCCATCCCCACCAATCTTCTCGTTCTCCCGCATTTCAGTAAGACGAACCATTTGGTGCTGTGCCTCGCATTTCCAGGTTGCGGTGGTGAATGGGCCAGTAGACGACGGCAGGTTCTCCGAGAGGAACGTCATCCGTGTAGGCCTCCCAAGCAAAGGCCGCATGGCCTCCGACACGCTCGATCTTCTCAAG GATTGTCAACTGTCTGTCAAGCAGGTCAATCCTCGACAATATGTTGCACAAATTCCTCAG CTCTCCAACGTAGAAGTTTGGTTTCAGCGGCCAAAAGACATTGTTCGGAAATTGTCATCTGGAGACCTAGACCTTGGTATCGTGGGCTTAGATACAGTCAGTGAATATGGCCAA GGGAACAAAGatcttattcttgttcatgaTGCTCTTGAGTATGGAGACTGCCATTTATCCATTGCA ATTCCCAAATATGGGATTTTTGAGAACATAAACTCTCTGAAAGAGCTGGGAGAAATGCCTCAATGGACTGATAAAAAGCCCCTGCGAGTTGCTACTGGATTCACTTAT CTAGGTCCCaaatttatgaaagaaaatggaaTAAAGCATGTGACCTTTTCAACTGCTGATGGAGCATTGGAGGCAGCTCCTGCG ATGGGGATAGCTGATGCTATTTTGGACCTAGTGAGTAGCGGAACAACTTTGAGAGAGAACAACTTGAAAGAAATTGAAGGTGGAGTAGTGTTGGAAAGCCAG GCTGTTCTTGTTGCAAGCCGGAAATCACTGATCCAACGGGAAGGTGCATTGAACACGACACACGAGATTCTTGAAAGATTAGAAGCACATTTGCGGGCAATTGGTCAATTCACA GTTACTGCAAACATGAGGGGAAGAAGTGCAGAAGAAGTGGCCGAGAGAGTACTGAGCCAGCCATCATTATCTGGACTGCAG ATTGGAGGAAGTGGAGTTCTCATCTCTCCGTTGACATACATTTTTGACGAAGAGACTCCAAGATGGCGTGAGCTTCTCACCAAGCTCGGGCTTTAG
- the LOC109002328 gene encoding uncharacterized protein LOC109002328 isoform X2: protein MSMPPCPNMFNTEQQSLCTPTVNPRISFSNDFADIQQPTKHENTYREAPVSSEFEFSVKNYSMMSADELFFKGMMLPVKNSCTNQQRKMTLRDELSVDDDDVFPRIPKNGSRWIERLGLKKGLSLSSTNKKCDKSDGVLETVVEEKMPEPVFVHEEAFVSKKTQIQME from the exons ATGTCCATGCCCCCCTGCCCAAACATGTTCAACACTGAGCAGCAAAGCCTCTGCACTCCGACTGTGAACCCAAGAATCTCCTTCTCCAACGACTTTGCAGACATTCAACAACCTACCAAGCATGAAAATACATACAGAGAAGCCCCCGTTTCCTCAGAATTCGAGTTTTCTGTGAAAAACTACTCCATGATGTCTGCAGATGAGTTATTCTTTAAGGGCATGATGTTGCCTGTAAAGAATAGTTGCACCAACCAGCAGCGAAAGATGACTTTAAGAGATGAACTCTctgtggatgatgatgatgtgtttCCGAGGATACCGAAGAATGGAAGCCGGTGGATAGAGCGCCTAGGCCTAAAAaagggtctctctctctcctctacaaataaaaaatgtgacaAGAGTGATGGGGTGCTGGAAACTGTAGTTGAAGAGAAAATGCCTGAGCCTGTGTTTGTTCATGAAGAGGCCTTTGTTAGCAAGAAAACACAG ATACAAATGGAGTAG
- the LOC109002328 gene encoding uncharacterized protein LOC109002328 isoform X1, with protein sequence MSMPPCPNMFNTEQQSLCTPTVNPRISFSNDFADIQQPTKHENTYREAPVSSEFEFSVKNYSMMSADELFFKGMMLPVKNSCTNQQRKMTLRDELSVDDDDVFPRIPKNGSRWIERLGLKKGLSLSSTNKKCDKSDGVLETVVEEKMPEPVFVHEEAFVSKKTQNYYFEALKNG encoded by the exons ATGTCCATGCCCCCCTGCCCAAACATGTTCAACACTGAGCAGCAAAGCCTCTGCACTCCGACTGTGAACCCAAGAATCTCCTTCTCCAACGACTTTGCAGACATTCAACAACCTACCAAGCATGAAAATACATACAGAGAAGCCCCCGTTTCCTCAGAATTCGAGTTTTCTGTGAAAAACTACTCCATGATGTCTGCAGATGAGTTATTCTTTAAGGGCATGATGTTGCCTGTAAAGAATAGTTGCACCAACCAGCAGCGAAAGATGACTTTAAGAGATGAACTCTctgtggatgatgatgatgtgtttCCGAGGATACCGAAGAATGGAAGCCGGTGGATAGAGCGCCTAGGCCTAAAAaagggtctctctctctcctctacaaataaaaaatgtgacaAGAGTGATGGGGTGCTGGAAACTGTAGTTGAAGAGAAAATGCCTGAGCCTGTGTTTGTTCATGAAGAGGCCTTTGTTAGCAAGAAAACACAG AACTATTATTTTGAGGCCTTGAAGAATGGTTAA